CAAATCTATGATCTTAGGATATGCTATGTGATTCATGCGACAAGATCAATGGAAAGGTCGTTGTCTTGCGTCCTCGTGGCCAGCGTTTGAACTCTGGTCTCAATGCTGGACCTCACTGTTCTGCTAATGATTAAATGCTAGTCATTACTCTCTGcgtctcaaaataaatgaaTCTATGATAATATgtgacatcatcatcatcatcatcatcatcatcatcatcatcatcatcatcaatgaaGAATGTTTATTTGTTTCCTGATTGAGCCACGTATACTGTAAAATATGAGCCATTGGATCTGGAAAGAACGACTTAAAAGTATGGAGGGAAAAAGAAGAGTCAGGACACTTCCATTAGAAGGATCTATAGAAGGCATGTGGCATGCAAGAGTAAAAAAGACCCAACTTGTAtaaatttgacaaaaaaatattattgaaaATCGAGAGTTAAAGCTAGAAAAATAAgagtttgcaaaaaaaatatgtcaccacattttttatttaattgccaTCACTTTTCTCTATATGATTGGTTTCTTCTATATGTAAGTATGCTTTTATCTCTCCCGTCTCATTTTCCAAGTAgataataaattacttttaattcTAATTCTTTTATGCATTgtgtattagaaaaaaaatacaatgtaAGCATCAAaatttacaatgtaattacagtttaagttttaaaatttacaaTGTGAGCGCATGTAATTTACAGTGTAAAAACGATTTGACTAATGTTGTGAAAACATAGTGCcgtaaatatagctactccaagaaaaaaattaggaaGAAGATAAAAATAGTGGAAAAGAGAGGAAAACCCACATGTGTCCCGTTTCCTTGTCACCACTCACCACATGTCCGCCTGTCACACCATCATTGctagggaggaggagatggtggcacAAGTCGAGTTGGGATGAAGTGCGGGCGTAGATGGAGAAATAAAAAATGAGCAAACAAGAGAAAAGAACTGAGGAGAAGCCATTGCACGCCAACTTTgaaatatttaactatttgccacttgtATAAGGATTCGTCACTGAACCATATGTCATAAACACATGAGGACCCACATATTATAGACTGTGAGTGTCAAATCCTTAATTGCCATATCTTAAAagtgaaaaaaagttaaatgccCCAGTAACGTCTGGTGGTGCCGCCTCTTCTCGTTCGCGTTGCCACGTTCCATGCTCTCTTTCAAGAATGTCTAAAACAACAAGTTCCTCAAAAGTTTGttagaagttattatattttaaatatttgcCTAAaggattttttaaataaaaaaggtCATTTGGGCAgatatttaaaatataatacaTGCTACTAATATACATAATTTAGAACCTTCcagtattatatttatagtaaatattacacattaggcatgttaattatttataatcacGAAAATATTGTTTGTTACAGATAAAAAATTGACTACACTTCCTACCAAATCAATATTCTTCGAGAACCTATTTACATTATACAACCATATAGCATTTAATAGACAGGGGCTAGAGCCGCGCGAACGCGCGGCTCTACTGGCTAGTTACATAGTATAACTAATCCGGACAAGTCCATGTCTAGATTGGTTGTACTGTGTAATACATTGatggagaagtgctttttattcccggttcataacccccaaccgggactatgaatCCGGAACTAaatagatattttttcttttgtttttctctttttcattgtttttagcattgaatattgatttcacaccatcccctAATCATGCCAAGAAATCCTaaatccaaatcatcacatatcacagaacatctccaaatcctcaaatagatcatctccaaatacatcacaaactcttaaaacaattacatcacaagttctaaaaaatacatcacagattcacatcacacacaaatcaaatacatcagaGGATAAATcataaattgtgaaaaaaaaagaaaagccggccggccactgctgcctcccctcctcccctcctcccctccgcgccggccggccgccgccgccgccaccgccaccgcgccgctgcgccggccGCTGGCCGGCCCACCCTCTTCTTCGCTGTGtggaaggaaaaaaggaaagagaaggctaggagttagagataaggaaagagataagaagttagagaggaaaaaagagatagagggaggagtttgttgtgtggacgggaaaagaggatcggtactaggattatatagtgtgttttgatttttattcctgGTTAGTAACATCAATCGGAactaaaaataggtttttagtcccgAATGGTgttaataaccgggactaatgatcctaGGGCCCTGACACGGCCTGACATGGAATCAAAAGatgaattttagtcccggttggagttaccaaccgggacaaaagatgatttttagtcccggttggtccaacaaccgggactaaagatcttcctcTTATAAACctggactattgtggatttgggtcgaccgaccaaagatagTTTCTCTACCAATGATAATATATCGATCCtatgttgatttattttgggatgaagagaGTACGTAGTAATAATATGTTATTTCtcctttaatattttttatgctAAATTTCTCCATTGTGTCCCAAGAATGACTGAATGGGCAGTGGTCAAGTGGAGGACAGACGTTTTTATGCTGAATCTTGCCGATTACTTTTATCCATCCTCTTTCTCAATTTCATCATGGTGATCGCCTTTCAAACAAACAAAGGAAGACCAACTCAGGATAGGGCCTAtttagatcccaccccaaaattttacactctatcacattgaacgtttgaacacctgcataaagtattaaatataggctaaaaaagtaactaattgcacagaatACAATtactttgcgagacgaatcttttaagcctaattgctctatgatttgacaatgtggtgctacagtaaacatgtgataatgatggattaattaggcttaataaattcgtctcgcggtttactaacggatactataattatttttctattagtgGCCGAACACACATGCGATACCCTACATAATACCCGATGTTACGCGTCAGAACTATACACCCCTATACACccctgatctaaacacccccataATCATGTATGACAGTTACAAAACCTGAGAACAAAAATAGTTTGATTGCTTTGTATGAAGCTCGATGTACTTATGAGTAGATTAGTAGTTTCAGTATGGGGCAGATCGTTTGTGCTGGTTTGCAGCCGGCTATATATGGTTGCGATTGTGCTGTATGTACAGTGCAAGCAGTAAAACTTATATTGAGCTTAgtcctgttgctgctgctgcacaaCTCTCTTCTGATCAGCCCCTATATTACCGGTAATGTACCTGGACACTGTAAGTTTTGGTCCCGTTTGCTTCTTAAAATGGGACATcttctttttaatataaaacGTCGGCAACAGCCTgaccgttcgaaaaaaaaaatatattaccgGTAATGTTAACTCTTAATTATTCAATTTTTTGCGCACGACTTTAACCATAATTTTCTATTAGAAATAGCAATAATACCTAACAAAAACTTACTTTACGTAAAAGTACTTGTTATATtgatttttatgtttttcaaacttaaaaatattatatatattgaagTTCAAAATGGATTGATAGAAAATTAATCAACAATACCATAGATGTAAATACTGAGGGAGTTGGCTGCGATGGGAGATTGGATCGTACGTGCTCCAGAATCCTCCAGGACAATGGTGCGTGCGAGATTGGATCGTGCGCGGCCTAGCTTAAGAGCAAGCTTAATAAGTTTAATACTCCAATCAAATAAcaaatttatacaatagttgcttactatactattaatacataTGGTCCCACCTGACATACACACAccgtgtcttggagtccgcgctgcagctggctacagatctatagcccgcttctcttctctcttatcttttatctcattaaattatatttatagctggctaatagtatACTATTGTAGCCGCTCTAACAGGCTAACGGACGAGCGctacggccgcgccgccgcgcgacaAGCCGGCCACCACACCCGCGACGAGgttccccctccgcctccgcgcgccgATTTCCAGCACGCCGCCATCGACGATGTGGCCGCCGGGTGCGTCGATCGGCTGGTCGAAGTACACCGAAGCAATGGGGAAGTTCCGGGGCCACGAGGCCTTACGGCGCGCGTGCACACGAGTGGATCAAATGGCCCGCTCAACCGCCGTCACAACAAAAcagggggcaaaaaaaaaaaaaaaaacctccatCCTCATCGTCAAATTTTAGCATCTGCATTACATCGCAAGGATCACAAGCTGACTGGGCGAGGTGGCCCATGGATGAACAAATGAATAACAGAAACATGTCCTTTTGCAGACAAAAAAGGAACTAGTTGGGGCCAAAACAAGATGTAATAAGGGAGAATCATCAGTCATGTAGTGGTAAAATTCAAACCCTGATACGTACGAATATTACGCATATGTAGGTGGGTTTTTATCATAATTTTAGTGAGATCATGGATGTGTCTCGCTGGTTTAGCATGTGTTATGGGGCGTATTCGTGTGTGCGTATGACTCTCCCGTGTAATCtcaaaacaagaaaagaaaaacaagaggcACAACACGTTTTGATGGCACAGATGAATATAGGGTAGTGTTACAATATATACTTCTTTTAAAGAGTATAGTATTGGTAGCGGTGACCGgtgagtaataaatcttccacCACCTCACAccaccaacatttttttttaaaaaaaagagagaaaagaatgaTGTGGGCCTAGATTGTCAACTACtctcactattttttttcgATAATTACACGGTACAACGCAGACAttcacaacgcacgcgcactcaccccgatgagcatcttcgaagactgggccggcaaatcttttgagattgacgaagtcaccacatgcgcctcgctgtcgacgggtacgtcgcctaccactgaaagcacaaagccgttaaatcctgcaaaattcgctcccatgtggagtcgaacccaggacctcaggtgctactgaggcaCTTGTAACCACCATGCTTTATTTAAGAGTAAAGTGTACGgacggtccttaaacttgtagggatGTGTCATCTttgtccctaaactctcaaaatgcacaTCCAAGTCTCAGAACTTGTCATACtgtgtcatctaggtctcaaatcaccaaaaccccttaggatcctacgtggcgttgatgtggcataCCACACAGACATGACATGGCATTATTTTGGACTGACAAATATGACCCATTtaaaatttttcctttttctttttttcttctctttttttccctttcttctcctttctctgtgacctgagcagaagaaaggaaaaaaagaagaatgagaagaaaacgaaaaagaaaaaaaaagaaaagaagaaaaaaaagaaaaggacatgtCACGcccatgtggcatgccacatcagcgccacataGATCATAGAGGGGATGTGTCGATTTGGGACttagatgatacactttgacaagttctggCACCTTGAtatacattttgagagtttatggACCTATATGATACAAcactacaagtttaaggaccgcaaatgcactttactctttaTTTAACTCCATACTttttataggaagataaaaagaCTACATGTTAACCCTAATGTTAACATTCATATgcaaaattcatatgaagtgCTTCATGTAAATTGGCACTTTTGAGTTAACCCTTTGAGCAAATTAATTGGCATCCTCCCATCCTTGGAGAGGTCATCATACGCTGATACGCATCAGTGGCATACTGATACTGGCATGTCTCACAGATCGTGCTCCTTGCTAGTCGACATGCTCAGAACTAGTCTACTGCATTTTGGCCACTCAATATTGTTACACATCACTAAAAACTACCGAGTCACCTGTTAACAACTACTAACAAGTTGGAAGCTTCAAAACTGACTAGTCGAATGGGTACTTTACTTTACACGACTTACCAGAGGCAGAGATTCAAACAATAGGTACGTGTTTGCTGAATATTTACTTAAGATCGGTGTCAAATAGCCATCACTTTTGGATTTGTACATCCATAAGGGATGTAGAGACCGGATTGATATATATTATctttatactacctccatattttaatgtatgacaccgttgattttttgtccaacgtttaaccattcgtcttattcaaaaaatttatgcaattatcatttattttattatgacttgattcatcatcaaatatcctttaagcatgacataaatatctttatattttcacaaaaattttgaataaaacgaatggtcaaacattggtaAGAAGTCAAtaacgtcatacattaaaatacgtagGGAGTATAAGAAAAAGCCATCACTTTCTTGTATAAAGACTTTGGCTCAATAATCACCGCTGCAGCCCGCCATGGTTTAAGGTCATTGTCCATCAATTTTAGAAATTCATGCATGTAAAATTTCAGTGGGTATGAGTACATGTGCCCGTACAAAATGAGTACATTTCCCGTAATACGGGAGGTCTCTACTTTCTCAGATAATTTATTGGCGTTCGTATAGGTGTGCACTCATGGGTGTGTGTGTGAATGGTCTGACTGTGGTGTATCTTCCAttataggccgtgtttagtttcaaagtttttcttcaaacttctaacttttctatcacatcgaaactttcttacacacataaacttataacttttccatcacatcgttccaattttaaccaaacttttaattttgacgtgaactaaacacagccataataTCTTTTTAGAGGAAAACTGACAGGCTCATGTAAGGTATGGTTGTCATCTATTAATTCATCCATTCAGCCATttagaagaaaagaacaggCGGTGCCTCTCTGATGTGGCCGTCTCTAGATGGTTGTTTGCATTGCTGCGCCATCGAAATCTAGCTGAAAAAAGTATTGTAGGTACGATTGTCATTCGTCACACATGGTTGCCATGCCGTGGATGTTTCGCAATTCATAACAAAAGATCTTGCATCACCAACGAGACATGTATCAACTGTGCCATTTTTCCCTCCAATATTACATAAgcattccctccgtttcaggttataagacgttttaactttggtcaaaatcaaacaaCTCTAAATTTGACTAACTTTGTAGacaaaatagtaatattttacaACACCAGcaaagtttcattaaatctataattgaacaaattttcataatatattgtcttaggttaaaaatattactattttttctacaaaattagtcaaacttagagtagtttgactttgaccaaagtcaaaatgtcttataacctgaaacggagggattactATATATGTTTCTACTTCTCTATATATGCCTCAGTTCCCTACTATAAATGAAATCAGAACTGACCAGTGATCACATATACTACAGTTGGCCCTCATCATGGCTCTCCTCATTTATGTAGTGCTCCTGTTCTCCCTATGCATCTCAGCAAATGCTGCCATGACGGACACCATCTCAATGGGCAACGCATTGGGTAGAAAGGACAAGCTCGTCTCGAAAAATGGCAGGTATGCACTTGGCTTCTTTGAGACAGAAAGAGTAGAAGTATCCCAGAAAAGTAGCAAGTGGTACTTAGGAATTTGGTTCAATCAGGTTCCGAAGATAACTCCTGCTTGGGTTGCAAATAGGGATAATCCAATCAATGATCCCACCTCATTAGAGCTAACAATCTTCCATGATGGAAATCTTGTCATCTTAAATCGGTCAGCCAAGACCATCATTTGGTCTAGCCAAGCTAATATCACTAACAATAACACCAGTGCTATGCTCTTGAGTAGTGGAAATCTCATCCTAACAAACCCCTCAAACTCTTCAGAAGTTTTATGGCAGAGCTTTGACTACCCCACTGATACACTTTTTCCCAGGGCCAAGCTTGGATGGGACAAGGTTACCGGCCTAAACCGTCGTATTATCTCATGGAAGAACTCAAAGGACCTAGCTGCTGGTGTATATTGTAAAGAGTTAGACCCTAGTGGTGTTGATCAGTCCTTGCTTACACCATTGAATTCCTTCACACCGTATTGGTCTAGTGGCCCATGGAATGGGGATTACTTTGCTGCGGTCCCAGAGATGGCAAGCCATACTGTTTTTAATTCAACATTTGTTCACAATGACCAAGAGAGGTACTTTACATATACTTTGGTAGATGAAAGGACTGTTAGTCGTCATATAGTGGACGTTGGAGGTCAAGCCAAGACGTTCCTTTGGTATGAGGATTTGCAAGATTGGGTAATGAACTATGCCCAACCTAAATCTCAATGTGATGTCTATGCAGTTTGTGGGCCTTACACAATTTGCATCGACAACGAGCTTCCAAATTGCAATTGTATAAAGGGCTTCACAATAACATCACATGAGGATTGGGAACTAGAAGATCGAACGGGTGGATGCTCAAGAAATACTCCGATAGACTGCACTAACAATAAAAACACAACTCATTCTTCAGATAAGTTCTATTCTATGACATGCGTTAAACTGCCCCAAAACGAACAGAACATAGAAAATGTTAAAAGTTCAAGTGAGTGTGACCAGGTTTGCTTGAATAATTGCTCTTGCACTGCTTATTCCTTCAGCAATGGTGGATGCTCTATTTGGCACAACGAATTACTTAACATAAGAAAAAGTCAATGTAGTGACAGTAGCAATACAGATGGAGAAGCCCTTCACATACGTCTTGCCGCAGAAGAATTGTATAGTAAAAAAGCCAATAAAAGAGTAATGGTTATTGGAGTGGTTATTTCTGCAAGTTTTGCTTTATTAGGTTTGCTACCACTGATCCTGTTATTGCTGAGACGGAGGAGTAAAACAAAGTTCTTTGGTGACACTTTGAAAGATTCTCAGTTTTGCAATGGGATTATTGCATTTGGATACATTAATTTGCAACGCGCAACTAAAAATTTCTCAGAGAAGCTCGGGGGAGGTAACTTTGGTTTTGTATTCAAGGGGTCTCTAAGTGATTCCACAACTATAGCAGTGAAAAGGCTTGACCATGCATGCCAAGGAGAGAAGCAATTTAGGTCCGAAGTGAGCTCAATTGGAATCATCCAACACATCAATCTAGTTAAACTAATCGGTTTCTGTTGTGAGGCTGGCACGAGGTTGCTTGTTTATGAGCACATGCCAAATCGTTCTCTTGATCTCCAATTATTTCAGAGCAAAACTACAATAACTTGGAACATTAGGTACCAAATAGCCATTGGAATTGCTAGAGGACTAGCCTATTTACATGAAAACTGCCAAGATTGTATCATACATTGTGATATTAAACTAGAAAACATCCTTCTCGATGCTTCATTCATTCCAAAAATTGCAGATTTTGGGATGGCAAAGCTTTTGGGAAGGGATTTTAGCCGAGTTTTGACTATGGTGAGAGGCACCGCAGGTTACCTTGCACCTAAATGGATTAGTGGTGTTCCTATTACACTAAAAGTTGATGTTTACAGCTATGGGATGGTCTTGCTAGAAATAATATCAGGAAGGAGGAACTCACGTACCTCATGTTCTTGTGGCGGTGATCATGATGTTTATTTTCCGGTGCTTGTAGCCCGTAAGCTTCTTGATGGAGATATGGGTGGTTTGGTTGATTATAGATTAGATGGTGAGATCGACATAAAGGAGGCTGAAATAGCTTGCAAGGTAGCGTGTTGGTGCATTCAAGACAATGAGTTTAATCGACCAACAATGGGAGGTGTGGTTCAGATTCTCGAGGGTCTAGTTGAAATCAACATGCCCCCAATGCCAAGGCTCCTTGAAGCAATTGCTGCTGGAAGCTCAAATCTGACATGTTCCTTAGCTTCTTTTGTATGAAATATTTCAGCTCAAGAATCCCTTTAAATACGTATAGTTCCTTTTGATACAAATATATGTATTGAGTGACAGACATATTGTTTGCAACTATTATATTGTTCTAGGACTACAAGGGGATTTGGAATTCCTACCATCTTccttgtctctctctctctctctcaattgAGTTGTTTATCACCTACTTTTGATATATTCTACCATTTTGCTATCCATTATTTAGTAGAAATTTGGGTGGGCAGATCTAACAAACATCTGATCAGGATCTGCTCCATGATTCATGCAATAGTGAGATCAATGGCAAGGTCATTACGTTGCGCCCTTGTGGCCACGTTTGAACCCTAGTCTTAATTCTAAATCTCATCGTTTTGCGGTTTTGCTAATGATGCTAGGAAGTAATAATATATTCCTTCTCCTTGCACctttttatattaaatttcTCCATAGTGTCGTAAGAATAAGGGAAGCACCATTGGCGTAGTGATATAGTCATGGATGCATGACTTCGGACCCCattaggattcaaatcctagtGCCCACAAATATAGTTGTGTGCATCATTAATTGGTGCAGAGGCTGAAAGTTAtactttatttttctaaagaaaTTCCAAGAATGAGTGACAATATCATTCGAAAAGAGTTGCATTTGTTTTCTCTACAATTGGGGGATGGTACAATACCAGATATCATAGGCACAAATGAACAATTTATGATGACTCCAAGATACTCTTTTTAAAAGAGGTCATGAACAATATCCACTAACAGCAAGAAGTGTGGGATGAGAGGTTAAGAATGTCTGATGAGGATATAGTTGGATTTTAACTATAACTT
This window of the Oryza sativa Japonica Group chromosome 4, ASM3414082v1 genome carries:
- the LOC107276251 gene encoding G-type lectin S-receptor-like serine/threonine-protein kinase At2g19130, which encodes MALLIYVVLLFSLCISANAAMTDTISMGNALGRKDKLVSKNGRAKLGWDKVTGLNRRIISWKNSKDLAAGVYCKELDPSGVDQSLLTPLNSFTPYWSSGPWNGDYFAAVPEMASHTVFNSTFVHNDQERYFTYTLVDERTVSRHIVDVGGQAKTFLWYEDLQDWVMNYAQPKSQCDVYAVCGPYTICIDNELPNCNCIKGFTITSHEDWELEDRTGGCSRNTPIDCTNNKNTTHSSDKFYSMTCVKLPQNEQNIENVKSSSECDQVCLNNCSCTAYSFSNGGCSIWHNELLNIRKSQCSDSSNTDGEALHIRLAAEELYSKKANKRVMVIGVVISASFALLGLLPLILLLLRRRSKTKFFGDTLKDSQFCNGIIAFGYINLQRATKNFSEKLGGGNFGFVFKGSLSDSTTIAVKRLDHACQGEKQFRSEVSSIGIIQHINLVKLIGFCCEAGTRLLVYEHMPNRSLDLQLFQSKTTITWNIRYQIAIGIARGLAYLHENCQDCIIHCDIKLENILLDASFIPKIADFGMAKLLGRDFSRVLTMVRGTAGYLAPKWISGVPITLKVDVYSYGMVLLEIISGRRNSRTSCSCGGDHDVYFPVLVARKLLDGDMGGLVDYRLDGEIDIKEAEIACKVACWCIQDNEFNRPTMGGVVQILEGLVEINMPPMPRLLEAIAAGSSNLTCSLASFV